A DNA window from Candidatus Neomarinimicrobiota bacterium contains the following coding sequences:
- a CDS encoding YjbQ family protein, with amino-acid sequence MMSTLSIKTNERVDLVDISSQVANEVKTSGVTTGTVTVYVPHTTCGVTINESADPDVARDIKMHLAKLVPQDGGFKHYEGNSDSHIKTSMIGSSENIFIEDGKLVLGTWQGIFLCDFDGPRTRKVYIKIVEG; translated from the coding sequence TTGATGAGCACTCTTTCTATAAAGACAAATGAGCGCGTCGACCTTGTGGATATTTCCTCACAAGTGGCGAACGAGGTTAAAACAAGTGGCGTCACCACCGGCACGGTCACCGTCTATGTTCCCCACACGACGTGCGGCGTCACCATCAATGAAAGCGCTGATCCAGATGTGGCCCGGGATATTAAGATGCATCTTGCCAAACTGGTTCCACAGGATGGTGGTTTCAAACATTACGAGGGGAATTCCGACAGTCACATCAAGACCAGCATGATCGGTTCATCGGAGAACATTTTTATCGAAGATGGGAAACTTGTTCTGGGAACATGGCAAGGAATTTTTCTCTGCGACTTCGATGGACCCCGAACAAGAAAAGTTTATATCAAGATTGTTGAGGGATAG
- the recJ gene encoding single-stranded-DNA-specific exonuclease RecJ: MATWKIKAPDPSLVFHLVKEFKTSEIIARVLANRDIESLESSRSFFDPKLSHLHDPFLMKNMDIAAGMVAEKVKSGGRIFIFGDYDVDGTTGSSALFLFLTSLECDAKVYIPDRMKEGYGLSREGIDVAKDWGADLLISCDCGINATDEVAYANDQNLEVIITDHHMPDENLPEATAILNPKQSDCSYPFKGLCGGAVVFKLIQAVSQLLELDDDLAHQYIDLITLGTAADIVPLTDENRIIVKHGLKSLTNTKRPGLRALLEVSGLGEKELTVGRLLFFVAPRINAAGRLGDAIRAVQLMSTENLSESLKLAQELHEENRQRQDIQQSMVNEAIMKVNAEVDLEKEKAIVLWDDNWHEGVIGIVASKIKETYHRPAVIISLSNGTGKGSARSVKGFDLYENLTECRELLDDYGGHPMAAGLTINRENLDDFRSQFSTLAGKTLADDDLVNSLDIEGEMDLNLIDSRFMDFLEKLAPFGPGNMTPKFITRHVTPAGNPRLVGNGDHIKFRAKQGETSYDAIGFNMGKHYEKLITGKFIDIAYVVEKNEWQGTTSIQLNIRDIK; this comes from the coding sequence ATGGCCACCTGGAAGATTAAGGCTCCCGACCCCTCCCTCGTCTTCCACCTAGTTAAAGAGTTCAAGACATCCGAGATTATCGCCCGCGTTCTGGCGAATAGAGATATTGAATCACTGGAATCATCAAGGTCGTTTTTCGACCCAAAACTTTCTCATCTCCACGACCCCTTTCTCATGAAAAATATGGATATCGCTGCCGGAATGGTGGCGGAAAAAGTAAAGAGCGGTGGCCGGATTTTCATTTTCGGCGATTATGATGTAGACGGTACCACCGGATCGTCAGCCCTCTTTCTTTTCCTCACATCATTAGAGTGTGATGCCAAAGTGTACATCCCCGACCGGATGAAGGAGGGGTACGGTCTATCCAGAGAGGGCATCGATGTCGCCAAAGACTGGGGCGCTGACCTGCTCATCAGTTGCGACTGCGGGATCAATGCCACAGATGAAGTGGCTTACGCCAACGATCAAAACCTGGAAGTGATCATCACCGATCACCACATGCCTGATGAAAATCTTCCTGAGGCTACCGCTATCCTGAACCCGAAACAGTCCGACTGTTCATATCCATTCAAAGGTCTTTGCGGTGGTGCTGTTGTCTTTAAACTGATTCAGGCCGTATCGCAACTACTTGAGCTGGATGATGATCTAGCCCATCAATATATCGATCTCATCACACTTGGGACGGCTGCGGATATTGTACCACTGACGGATGAGAATAGGATAATTGTAAAGCACGGTCTGAAAAGCTTGACAAATACAAAAAGACCCGGCCTCCGGGCATTACTGGAAGTAAGCGGCCTTGGGGAAAAGGAACTGACTGTCGGCAGGCTCCTTTTTTTTGTTGCGCCCAGAATTAACGCCGCCGGTCGACTGGGTGATGCCATTAGGGCTGTACAACTTATGAGTACAGAAAACTTGTCTGAATCCCTGAAACTGGCACAGGAACTGCACGAGGAGAACCGCCAGCGGCAGGACATTCAGCAGTCCATGGTGAATGAAGCCATCATGAAGGTCAACGCCGAAGTCGACCTGGAGAAAGAGAAGGCCATCGTCTTGTGGGATGACAATTGGCACGAGGGTGTCATCGGAATTGTGGCATCCAAGATTAAAGAAACGTATCACCGTCCTGCCGTTATTATATCCTTATCCAATGGCACAGGTAAAGGGTCCGCCAGGAGTGTTAAGGGATTCGATCTTTATGAAAACCTGACCGAATGCAGGGAATTACTGGACGACTACGGAGGGCATCCCATGGCAGCCGGCCTCACAATTAACCGGGAAAATTTGGATGATTTCCGGTCACAATTTTCTACCCTTGCCGGTAAGACTCTTGCCGATGACGATCTCGTAAACTCACTTGACATTGAGGGAGAAATGGACTTAAATCTCATTGACAGCAGGTTCATGGATTTCCTGGAAAAGCTTGCACCTTTTGGCCCCGGAAATATGACTCCTAAATTCATCACAAGGCATGTAACTCCCGCCGGAAATCCACGACTCGTAGGGAATGGTGATCACATCAAATTTCGCGCGAAACAAGGTGAAACAAGTTACGATGCCATAGGATTCAACATGGGCAAGCATTATGAGAAACTGATTACGGGAAAATTCATTGACATCGCCTATGTTGTGGAAAAAAATGAGTGGCAAGGAACAACATCAATACAGTTGAATATCAGAGACATTAAGTAG
- a CDS encoding ketoacyl-ACP synthase III has product MIRSKIKGVGHAVPERVVTNADLEKLMDTTDEWITERSGIKKRHHVDGDISASDLGVEAARSALEMAQVKPEDVELIIFCTISSDYFFPGSAVQIQEKMGMKNIGAFDLRAACSGFIYGLSVADQFVRTGAHKTVLLIGAEVQSVALKFDTEHRDMAVLFGDGAGAVLLQPSDDEGGVLSTHLHSDGAHLKDLWLPAPGSNYNPFMSKDLIDKDLHTPSMNGREVFRGAVTRFPEVIQEALDHNNLSMEDVALIIPHQANLRISQAVAKRMGIGMDKVYSNIQRFGNTTAASIPIAMSEALSKGKFGADDNIILAAFGAGFTWGSAAIRW; this is encoded by the coding sequence ATGATCAGATCAAAAATCAAAGGTGTTGGCCATGCCGTACCCGAACGGGTGGTAACCAACGCTGATCTGGAAAAACTGATGGATACCACTGATGAGTGGATCACCGAAAGAAGTGGCATTAAGAAAAGACACCATGTAGACGGCGATATCTCCGCTTCAGATCTCGGCGTGGAAGCGGCACGAAGTGCTTTAGAGATGGCACAAGTGAAACCTGAAGATGTGGAATTGATTATCTTCTGTACTATTTCATCAGATTATTTTTTCCCGGGCAGCGCGGTACAAATCCAGGAAAAGATGGGGATGAAAAATATAGGTGCTTTCGATCTTCGGGCGGCTTGTTCAGGGTTCATTTACGGTCTCTCCGTGGCTGATCAGTTCGTTCGCACAGGTGCACATAAAACAGTTCTTCTCATTGGTGCTGAAGTTCAAAGTGTTGCCCTCAAATTCGATACAGAGCACAGGGATATGGCTGTCCTTTTCGGCGATGGTGCAGGCGCAGTTTTGCTCCAGCCAAGTGATGATGAGGGCGGTGTGCTTTCCACACATCTCCACTCCGACGGTGCACATTTGAAAGACCTGTGGCTACCGGCGCCCGGAAGTAACTACAATCCGTTTATGAGTAAGGATTTAATTGATAAAGATTTGCACACACCTTCTATGAACGGACGCGAAGTGTTCAGGGGTGCCGTCACCCGGTTTCCTGAGGTCATTCAGGAGGCACTTGATCATAACAACCTTTCCATGGAGGATGTGGCACTCATAATTCCCCATCAGGCCAACTTGCGGATAAGCCAGGCAGTTGCAAAACGTATGGGAATCGGTATGGACAAGGTTTACAGCAATATTCAAAGATTTGGCAATACCACAGCCGCTTCTATTCCCATCGCCATGTCGGAGGCTCTCAGCAAAGGCAAATTCGGTGCCGATGACAACATTATACTTGCCGCATTTGGTGCCGGATTCACCTGGGGTTCGGCAGCTATTCGTTGGTAA
- the ybeY gene encoding rRNA maturation RNase YbeY, which yields MISIDVEVVDDEYEIDPAPVKSLAQNILSRGGQSDGQLTVIFAHDELLRELKNHYFNKDVYTDVIAFRLDKSGEPFEGEVYISPKRAAENCTKFSEPLERELARLVCHGCLHLLGRNDKTEKQKASMKEEEDRLLKEFALKQILIQ from the coding sequence ATGATCTCCATAGATGTTGAAGTGGTCGATGATGAGTATGAGATCGACCCAGCTCCTGTAAAATCACTCGCTCAAAACATACTCTCTCGTGGGGGTCAGTCAGATGGTCAGTTAACTGTCATCTTTGCACATGATGAGCTGCTGAGAGAGCTGAAGAATCACTATTTCAATAAAGACGTTTACACGGACGTCATCGCCTTTCGATTGGATAAAAGCGGTGAGCCGTTTGAAGGCGAGGTTTACATCTCGCCAAAAAGGGCCGCCGAAAACTGCACAAAATTCAGCGAACCGCTGGAGCGGGAGCTTGCAAGACTTGTCTGTCACGGATGCCTTCATCTGTTGGGCCGCAACGACAAGACGGAAAAACAAAAGGCCTCTATGAAGGAAGAAGAAGACCGACTACTTAAGGAATTTGCTCTCAAACAAATCCTGATACAGTGA
- the mazG gene encoding nucleoside triphosphate pyrophosphohydrolase translates to MNNGERFEKLVRIVKTLRSDDGCPWDREQTHDSLLPYFLEEAYEVMEAVDSENWGALSEELGDMLLHVLFQADIAEQDSEFKLEKVIDQVSKKLVRRHPHVFGDKKADGPFHAKQNWEAAKQAEKNRESRLDGVPVTLPALVRAQRLQEKAAYVGFDWKETDQVWNKVHEELEELKDAESTGVRKHIEEEVGDLFFALVNLCRFLNVSAEDALRKGNQKFTRRFQAVEKELKQRGTNLEETSLTEMDEIWNSQKETA, encoded by the coding sequence ATGAATAACGGTGAGCGATTTGAAAAACTTGTGAGAATTGTAAAAACACTCCGTAGCGATGATGGATGCCCGTGGGATCGGGAACAGACACACGACTCCCTACTTCCTTATTTTCTGGAAGAAGCCTATGAGGTTATGGAAGCTGTAGACAGTGAAAACTGGGGAGCTCTCTCTGAAGAGCTTGGCGATATGCTTCTTCATGTCCTATTTCAGGCGGACATCGCCGAACAGGATAGTGAATTCAAGCTCGAAAAAGTGATTGATCAGGTCAGTAAGAAACTGGTACGGCGCCATCCTCACGTGTTTGGAGACAAGAAGGCGGACGGTCCTTTCCACGCTAAGCAAAACTGGGAAGCGGCCAAACAGGCGGAAAAGAACCGGGAATCAAGACTGGATGGGGTCCCCGTCACACTCCCCGCTCTCGTCAGAGCTCAGCGATTGCAAGAAAAGGCTGCCTACGTTGGCTTCGACTGGAAAGAGACGGACCAGGTGTGGAATAAAGTTCACGAAGAACTGGAAGAACTGAAAGACGCAGAATCAACTGGAGTAAGAAAACACATCGAAGAAGAAGTGGGTGACCTCTTTTTTGCCCTTGTCAATCTGTGCCGATTTCTCAACGTCTCAGCAGAAGATGCTCTGAGAAAGGGGAATCAGAAATTCACCAGACGGTTTCAGGCAGTGGAGAAAGAACTGAAACAACGTGGGACAAATCTTGAAGAAACTAGTTTAACGGAGATGGATGAGATTTGGAACAGTCAGAAAGAGACTGCTTAG
- a CDS encoding DUF971 domain-containing protein, whose protein sequence is MSLDKFEIVNDLLVIKWENGEESYISFETLRNNCPCAECSGETDALGNLYVGSGKPKREAGQNLLRVKPVGYYALQLTWGDGHDSGIYRFELLKELGDLSG, encoded by the coding sequence ATCTCACTTGACAAGTTTGAAATTGTCAACGATCTCCTGGTCATAAAATGGGAGAACGGGGAGGAGTCATACATCTCTTTCGAAACACTCAGGAACAACTGTCCCTGTGCCGAATGTTCTGGCGAAACAGACGCCCTAGGCAATCTGTATGTGGGATCAGGGAAGCCAAAGAGAGAAGCCGGCCAAAATCTTCTGCGTGTAAAACCGGTGGGTTACTATGCCCTCCAGCTTACATGGGGGGACGGCCACGATTCAGGGATCTACCGTTTTGAACTCCTTAAAGAGCTTGGCGATTTGTCCGGCTAA
- a CDS encoding twin-arginine translocation signal domain-containing protein, which yields MPSRREFMKAACGAGAATLCGGLSFTIIGCSTVPTITPFQEGNDLRFSEEAFADQTFVIVETGFLKSPIAVHKDEDGSYTAVLLRCTHKACRPQVFEYSLDCPCHGSQFDFDGTVLKGPAEVNLKSFPITKVGEGNLVISLEP from the coding sequence ATGCCGAGTCGGCGGGAGTTCATGAAGGCGGCATGCGGTGCCGGTGCTGCCACTCTGTGCGGGGGGCTGTCCTTCACGATCATCGGCTGTTCAACTGTGCCGACAATTACACCGTTTCAAGAGGGTAATGACCTCCGGTTTTCTGAAGAGGCGTTCGCCGATCAAACCTTTGTGATTGTCGAAACAGGATTTCTGAAGTCGCCCATCGCTGTTCACAAAGATGAAGACGGCAGTTATACGGCAGTGCTTTTACGATGTACTCACAAGGCGTGCCGGCCGCAGGTATTTGAGTACTCCCTTGACTGTCCCTGCCATGGAAGCCAGTTCGATTTTGACGGCACCGTGCTGAAAGGTCCAGCAGAAGTCAATCTAAAATCGTTCCCTATTACTAAAGTTGGCGAGGGGAACCTCGTTATTTCGCTGGAACCGTGA
- a CDS encoding HlyC/CorC family transporter: MILEKIVLFLVLLALSALFSGAEAAYFSLKRTRLSGQQNRRTLALLENPRHLLITLLTGNTIVNTVMAILAALITADIAVKLDVNVALLMVVETVVITLTILLLSEITPKIMAIRNSERFAKTVSLPIRILSLILYPIAIPLYGFTHLLAIILPFKRESLFDSEDELMTLADLGAESGSIEQEESEMIKSVFDYGDTTVREIMVPRIDVVGIDREVALEEAIKTIKETKFSKFPVYNGNLDSIEGILYAKDVLSRMNSTSKDPDIISLCREPYFVPESKQIDLLLKDFQRRRDNIAIVVDEYGGTAGLVTVEDIVEEVVGEIRDEFDKEIPMIFSTRNDSWLVDARIPINDLEDELPISFEKEREFDTLGGFFFSEFGDIPLVGTSITHDSYRFQVRTMEGNRILKIEISKEETPDE; the protein is encoded by the coding sequence GTGATCCTGGAGAAGATTGTCCTTTTTCTGGTCCTTCTCGCCCTGTCGGCACTCTTTTCAGGAGCCGAGGCAGCCTACTTTTCTCTGAAGAGAACGAGACTTTCCGGCCAACAGAACCGGCGAACGTTAGCGCTACTTGAGAATCCAAGGCACCTCCTCATTACTCTCCTCACTGGTAACACAATCGTGAATACCGTCATGGCGATCCTTGCAGCACTCATCACCGCCGACATCGCGGTAAAGCTCGACGTGAATGTGGCCCTTCTCATGGTTGTGGAGACAGTAGTTATCACACTTACGATTTTGTTGCTCAGCGAGATCACACCGAAAATAATGGCGATTCGGAATTCCGAGCGTTTCGCCAAAACAGTTTCGTTGCCCATCCGGATACTTTCGCTTATCCTATATCCCATAGCAATCCCACTCTACGGCTTTACCCATCTCCTGGCAATAATCCTGCCTTTCAAGAGAGAGTCCCTTTTCGACTCGGAGGACGAACTGATGACTCTGGCCGACCTAGGTGCCGAGAGCGGCTCCATTGAGCAGGAAGAAAGTGAAATGATCAAGTCAGTATTTGACTACGGGGACACTACCGTTCGGGAAATCATGGTACCAAGAATTGATGTAGTGGGTATTGATCGCGAAGTAGCTCTTGAAGAAGCCATCAAAACTATCAAAGAAACGAAGTTCTCAAAGTTCCCCGTGTACAACGGTAATCTCGATTCCATCGAGGGAATTCTATATGCCAAAGACGTCCTTTCGCGAATGAACAGTACCAGCAAAGATCCCGACATAATCTCGCTCTGCAGAGAACCGTACTTTGTACCGGAATCGAAGCAGATCGATTTGCTCCTTAAAGATTTCCAGCGCCGACGAGACAATATTGCCATTGTTGTGGACGAGTACGGCGGAACTGCGGGTTTGGTGACCGTGGAGGATATTGTGGAAGAGGTAGTGGGTGAGATTCGTGATGAGTTCGACAAGGAGATACCCATGATCTTCTCAACGAGAAATGACAGCTGGCTTGTGGATGCCAGGATCCCCATTAATGACCTGGAAGACGAACTTCCCATCTCTTTTGAGAAGGAACGTGAATTCGACACGCTGGGCGGATTCTTCTTCTCTGAGTTCGGAGACATTCCACTGGTGGGTACATCCATTACACATGACAGTTATAGATTTCAAGTTCGAACCATGGAAGGTAACAGAATTCTGAAAATCGAAATTTCAAAAGAGGAGACACCGGATGAATAA
- a CDS encoding HDIG domain-containing protein, protein MSPLHLRRTRKKSREEKRTVINRILILVGLVVAVSFFFPSGKALEYNYELGDVTREEIVAEFNFPILKQEQQLENDLSEAIRIEAFRFERRQEIVETQSTEIEQFMVAITHLSKARSSYQETLQLLWEKRYGEEEEKIKTRAVTDSAALSVLEEEFTGKYPFDLNDPEWNQFISMEHEDGEEIYLDSLTMTILNIARNRWAVGIFDITKDEIESNEIAVASKDISEIMAKTDFNDLEEAWTEAKKEVTDAFPENELLRNIGYKIIVDFLKPNVIFDRELTEQRQNIATARVPRYQGIIMQNERIIDANTRVTSETLLKLHSYQHAIEQQERAERGLAAVLPWLGRFILVTAILSLFFASMRTYRPDLFYKNNILLLFSTLFLLIVALSHLFVLTFDFSEYLIPFTVGAMVLTVLFDGRLAMTASVALAVLVSFIIGGKLDFAIIALFTSMAAIYAVRQLRTRAQLFTAILFIIISGTVTLVAIGIIKRLHWTDIGNNMLYMTISGVLAPFITYGISALFEMIFGVTSDLTLLELTDFNHPLLKKLSQEANGTFNHSVVVGNLAESCANAVEANPLLSRVGAYYHDIGKLTRPEYFIENQFGGENPHDSLTPSLSSKIIVGHVKDGIKLGNEYRLPPAVADFIPMHHGTSRIDYFYNKALDQQSEEAGTLSEEDFRYPGPKPNTKETGLLMICEAVEAAVRSLKNPTLNKIESMADKIIEKKLKEEQLDECPLTMSDLRRIKGDVDGRHGMMSVFRGIYHLRIEYPDQKEELQEENVSK, encoded by the coding sequence ATGTCTCCTCTCCACCTGAGACGAACAAGAAAAAAATCCAGAGAGGAAAAAAGGACGGTCATCAACCGCATCCTGATCTTGGTAGGTCTTGTTGTGGCCGTCTCCTTCTTCTTCCCCAGCGGCAAAGCCTTGGAGTACAACTATGAACTGGGTGACGTGACCCGAGAGGAAATTGTTGCCGAATTCAATTTTCCCATCCTTAAACAAGAACAACAATTGGAAAATGACCTTTCGGAAGCCATCAGGATAGAGGCATTTCGGTTCGAGCGCCGGCAGGAAATTGTGGAAACTCAGTCAACAGAGATTGAGCAGTTCATGGTCGCCATAACTCATTTGTCTAAAGCGAGGTCATCTTATCAGGAAACACTTCAACTTCTTTGGGAGAAACGGTATGGCGAGGAGGAGGAAAAAATTAAGACTCGAGCTGTCACCGACAGCGCTGCCCTTTCCGTGCTGGAGGAAGAATTCACCGGGAAATATCCTTTTGACCTGAACGACCCGGAGTGGAATCAATTCATCTCCATGGAGCATGAGGACGGAGAAGAGATCTACCTCGATTCACTGACAATGACGATCTTAAACATCGCCAGAAATAGATGGGCTGTAGGGATATTTGACATAACGAAAGATGAGATAGAAAGCAACGAGATTGCTGTGGCATCGAAAGATATTTCTGAAATCATGGCCAAGACAGATTTTAACGACCTCGAAGAGGCTTGGACTGAAGCGAAAAAAGAGGTAACTGACGCTTTTCCTGAGAATGAATTGCTCCGGAACATCGGCTACAAGATCATTGTGGATTTCTTGAAACCAAATGTGATCTTTGACAGAGAATTGACTGAGCAACGACAGAATATCGCTACGGCAAGGGTTCCTCGCTATCAGGGAATTATCATGCAAAATGAGCGAATCATTGATGCCAATACACGTGTCACTTCTGAAACACTGCTGAAATTGCATTCTTATCAACACGCCATTGAACAACAGGAACGGGCTGAAAGAGGTTTGGCTGCTGTGCTCCCGTGGCTCGGCCGGTTCATTCTTGTGACTGCCATTCTTTCACTCTTTTTCGCTTCTATGAGAACATATCGGCCCGATCTTTTCTATAAGAACAATATCCTCCTCCTGTTCAGCACTCTATTTTTACTCATTGTGGCGCTGTCTCATCTATTTGTTCTCACATTCGATTTTTCTGAATATCTCATCCCGTTCACAGTGGGCGCCATGGTTCTGACAGTCCTGTTCGATGGTAGACTTGCTATGACTGCTTCTGTGGCGCTGGCGGTACTTGTGTCATTCATCATTGGAGGCAAACTGGATTTTGCTATCATCGCGCTCTTTACCAGCATGGCAGCCATCTACGCTGTGAGGCAGCTGAGAACAAGAGCTCAACTGTTTACGGCCATTCTTTTCATCATTATTAGCGGCACCGTCACCCTTGTGGCCATTGGTATCATCAAACGACTCCACTGGACAGACATCGGAAACAATATGCTCTACATGACCATCAGCGGTGTACTGGCACCTTTTATTACATACGGCATCAGCGCACTGTTTGAAATGATTTTCGGAGTCACTTCCGATTTGACTCTCCTGGAACTTACTGATTTTAACCATCCCCTTCTCAAGAAACTCTCCCAAGAGGCTAACGGTACTTTCAATCATAGCGTCGTTGTTGGGAATCTGGCCGAGTCGTGCGCTAATGCTGTGGAGGCCAACCCTCTGCTCTCTCGGGTCGGGGCTTACTATCACGATATCGGCAAACTGACGCGACCTGAATACTTCATTGAAAACCAGTTCGGAGGTGAAAATCCGCACGACTCTCTTACACCGTCACTTTCATCCAAGATCATCGTAGGTCACGTGAAAGATGGTATAAAGCTTGGAAATGAATATCGCCTGCCTCCAGCCGTAGCCGACTTTATCCCCATGCACCACGGTACATCGCGTATCGATTACTTCTATAACAAAGCCCTGGATCAACAGAGCGAAGAAGCGGGAACATTAAGCGAGGAAGATTTCAGATATCCCGGTCCAAAACCCAATACCAAAGAGACAGGGCTCCTTATGATCTGCGAAGCTGTAGAGGCGGCGGTCAGATCCCTCAAAAACCCAACCCTCAACAAAATTGAATCTATGGCGGACAAGATCATTGAAAAGAAATTGAAAGAGGAGCAACTGGATGAATGTCCTCTAACAATGAGTGATCTGAGAAGAATAAAGGGTGACGTAGATGGCCGACATGGTATGATGTCTGTTTTCCGTGGCATTTACCACCTGAGGATCGAATATCCCGATCAGAAGGAGGAACTGCAGGAAGAAAACGTCTCTAAATGA
- a CDS encoding acyl-CoA dehydrogenase — protein MDFFLSKEQRMIREMVRDFTANEIAPIAAELDEKGEFPAEIIAKMGELGLMGVPFPEEYGGAGMDYVSYTTAVYEIARVCASTAITMAAHTSLGMTPIYLVGSEKQKRKYIPPLASGKMIGAFGLTEASAGSDAAATKTTAVKEGDEWIINGGKVFTTNAGVAGVLSITARVIEDDEKQGIGAFIIETDNPGLRIGPKEKKMGWNASDTRQIFFEDLRLPDEQRLGEPVDGFRTFLKTLVGGRISVGALSCGTAEGAYTAALNYSHEREAFGKPIHRFQSVGFKLADMATEIEASKLLVYQAAKKYDEGHNVVKEAAMAKLFASETAMKTTTEAIQVFGGYGYIKEYPAERFFRDAKVLTIGEGTSEIQKIVILREILKSLDTTISV, from the coding sequence ATCGATTTTTTCCTTTCTAAAGAACAGCGGATGATCCGCGAAATGGTTCGCGATTTCACAGCAAATGAGATTGCTCCCATTGCCGCCGAATTGGATGAGAAGGGAGAGTTTCCTGCTGAAATCATCGCAAAAATGGGAGAGCTGGGTCTCATGGGTGTTCCATTCCCGGAAGAGTATGGCGGCGCCGGTATGGACTATGTGAGTTACACAACAGCTGTCTATGAGATAGCTAGGGTGTGTGCCTCAACTGCTATTACCATGGCTGCGCACACATCCCTCGGAATGACACCCATATACCTTGTTGGCAGTGAAAAGCAAAAACGGAAATACATACCTCCCCTCGCTTCCGGGAAAATGATTGGAGCATTCGGCCTGACTGAAGCAAGCGCCGGTAGCGATGCGGCTGCTACCAAGACGACTGCAGTGAAGGAAGGCGATGAATGGATCATCAACGGAGGCAAAGTTTTCACCACAAATGCCGGTGTAGCAGGTGTCCTTTCAATTACTGCAAGAGTAATTGAGGATGATGAAAAACAGGGGATTGGCGCTTTTATTATAGAAACTGACAATCCGGGCCTAAGGATCGGGCCGAAGGAAAAGAAGATGGGATGGAACGCCTCCGACACGCGGCAAATTTTCTTTGAAGACCTCCGGCTTCCTGATGAACAGCGCCTTGGCGAGCCGGTTGATGGTTTTAGGACATTCCTGAAGACGCTGGTGGGAGGCCGGATTTCTGTGGGCGCCCTCTCCTGCGGAACGGCGGAAGGAGCATACACAGCCGCTCTAAATTATTCTCACGAGAGAGAAGCTTTTGGCAAACCTATCCATAGGTTTCAATCCGTCGGGTTCAAATTAGCCGATATGGCCACTGAGATTGAAGCGTCGAAGTTGCTTGTTTACCAGGCGGCTAAGAAGTACGATGAAGGACACAATGTTGTTAAGGAAGCTGCCATGGCAAAACTGTTCGCCTCCGAAACAGCCATGAAAACAACTACAGAAGCGATTCAAGTTTTCGGTGGTTACGGATACATAAAAGAATATCCCGCCGAGCGGTTTTTCCGGGATGCCAAGGTGCTCACTATCGGCGAAGGAACCAGTGAGATCCAAAAGATCGTTATTCTCCGGGAAATCCTTAAATCCCTTGATACCACCATTTCTGTTTAA